TTTAGGTTGTTTCAACGGGGATAGCCCAGTTGGTATTATGAATGAAATTATTATAGATTTCTGATAAAGTCTTGAAGATAAATGATTTTTTAACATTATTTTTTTTATTTAGTTCGGAAAACTTGAACCAGTTTCCTTCTAATGAAATCTGATAAGTAGAATTATTTACGGTAAGAATAATCTTCCTCGTGGGTGAACTGTAAATCGCCTGTTCGATTAAGAGAACGGCTTTACCATCTAACGGTTGAGGGCATAAATTCTTATCTATCATAATAATACACTCCTTTGAGGATATTTTATCCGCTAAGTTATTTCATTATGAAGCCATATTAAGCGTTATGTTCTTTTACAAAATAATCGGACTTGCCAAAAAGTGATAAAGTTTCTTCTTCGGTTAAATTTCTTGTAATATAAATTGAGGCATATTCTTTTAAATCAATATATAAGTCTTCCTTTAAAAAGGTTTTATTTGGTTTAGCAATAACTTTTATTATAGGGGTAAAAGAGAGACCTTCAGGAATTTCTATAACCATTGCATAAAAATTATTATTTAATAAAACGAAAGAGCCCACCGGAAAAATCGCTAAATTTTCAAAAAATACTTCTAATAGCGAGGTGTCGAACTTATTTCCTGAATCAGCAAGCATTATTTCATAAGCTTGATGTGGCGTTCGTGCTTTTTGATATGGCCGATCAGTAGTAATAGCATCATATACATCCGCAATAGCTACGATACGAGCATACTCGTGGATTCGTGTTTGCTTTAAACCACGGGGATAACCGGTGCCATTGAAATTTTCATGATGTTGAAAGGCAACGTGCATCGGTACAACTGATAAGTGACTGGTTGCTCTTAATAAATCAAACCCATACTCTGAATGCTTCTTCATAACCAGCATTTCTTCGTCAGTTAAGCGATCTTTTTTATTTAAAATAGATAAAGGTATTTTAATTTTTCCAATATCATGAAGAATTGCCCCTAGGGCTAGTTCAGTTAAGCGTTTTGGACTATAATCACTAATTACACCCAACAAAGTGGCAATAGCGCAAACATTAACAGAATGCGAAAAGGTATATTCATCAAAGGACATAATATTTGTCAGCTGAATCATTCG
The DNA window shown above is from Negativicutes bacterium and carries:
- a CDS encoding HD-GYP domain-containing protein, translated to MQKISIANLQPGMIVAKNIYDADANLLLSKDIVLTERYIERLKTMSLSAIYIATKDPHNNIIYPEDILREQTRLKAIKSISNTFQKCLCKKKLDVDAVSEVTQDIIDEIMQSRSRMIQLTNIMSFDEYTFSHSVNVCAIATLLGVISDYSPKRLTELALGAILHDIGKIKIPLSILNKKDRLTDEEMLVMKKHSEYGFDLLRATSHLSVVPMHVAFQHHENFNGTGYPRGLKQTRIHEYARIVAIADVYDAITTDRPYQKARTPHQAYEIMLADSGNKFDTSLLEVFFENLAIFPVGSFVLLNNNFYAMVIEIPEGLSFTPIIKVIAKPNKTFLKEDLYIDLKEYASIYITRNLTEEETLSLFGKSDYFVKEHNA